A genomic stretch from Embleya scabrispora includes:
- a CDS encoding Asp23/Gls24 family envelope stress response protein: MPESKNVTDTPALVPELAGGARLAPSGPDRSPQTVEPTAAGTRGRTAIADGVIAKITGVAAREIEGVHALGGSVARALDAVRQRVPGGRPNVAHGVSVEVGERQCALDLNLVVEYGVPIAELGQAVRRNVIATVERMTGLEVVEVNVAVDDIHLPDDEPTSTRVA, from the coding sequence ATGCCTGAGTCGAAGAATGTGACGGACACGCCGGCGTTGGTGCCGGAGCTCGCCGGCGGCGCGCGACTCGCGCCGAGCGGGCCGGATCGCTCGCCGCAAACGGTGGAGCCGACGGCCGCCGGAACGCGTGGCCGCACCGCGATCGCCGACGGCGTGATCGCGAAGATCACCGGTGTGGCCGCCCGGGAGATCGAGGGTGTGCACGCCCTGGGCGGCTCGGTGGCGCGAGCCCTGGACGCGGTGCGGCAGCGGGTACCGGGCGGTCGGCCGAACGTGGCGCACGGGGTGAGCGTGGAGGTCGGCGAGCGGCAGTGTGCCCTCGACCTGAACCTCGTGGTGGAGTACGGCGTCCCGATCGCCGAACTGGGTCAGGCGGTACGCCGGAACGTCATCGCCACGGTCGAGCGCATGACCGGCCTGGAAGTCGTCGAGGTGAACGTGGCCGTGGACGACATCCACCTGCCCGACGACGAACCCACCTCCACCCGGGTCGCGTAG
- a CDS encoding SCO4226 family nickel-binding protein produces MATFMDVHTGMTGITDEQLAAAHQADLAIEAEEGVHFKQAWADPESGTVYCLSEAPTADAVQRVHERAGHPADEVHPVPLSV; encoded by the coding sequence ATGGCGACTTTCATGGACGTCCACACCGGCATGACCGGCATCACCGACGAACAACTGGCAGCGGCCCACCAGGCCGACCTGGCGATCGAGGCAGAGGAGGGCGTGCACTTCAAGCAGGCATGGGCCGACCCGGAGTCCGGCACGGTGTACTGCCTGTCCGAAGCCCCCACGGCCGACGCGGTACAACGCGTCCACGAACGTGCAGGTCACCCGGCGGACGAAGTCCACCCGGTCCCGCTCTCGGTGTAG
- a CDS encoding TetR/AcrR family transcriptional regulator gives MGRKGADTRDRLLDATRDLVEAGGYFGAGLNQVIAASGAPRGSLYFHFPGGKDQMVGESVRRAGRSIGDAMGGLAESDAPAAEFVETVLRLLGDRLEASDWLKGCPVATVALETAATNDALQQACSEVYTSWEAILRARLAGHPDADDLAVTILALVEGALLLAKAHRSRDPLDRVARRITTLLN, from the coding sequence ATGGGACGGAAAGGCGCCGACACACGCGACCGACTGCTGGACGCGACCCGCGATCTGGTCGAGGCCGGCGGCTACTTCGGTGCGGGCCTCAATCAGGTGATCGCCGCCAGTGGCGCACCGCGCGGGTCGCTCTACTTCCACTTCCCCGGCGGCAAGGACCAGATGGTCGGCGAGTCCGTCCGCCGAGCCGGTCGGTCGATCGGCGACGCGATGGGAGGGTTGGCCGAATCCGACGCGCCCGCCGCCGAGTTCGTCGAGACCGTACTGCGCCTGCTGGGCGACCGCCTCGAAGCGTCGGACTGGCTCAAGGGATGCCCCGTGGCCACCGTGGCACTGGAGACCGCCGCCACCAACGACGCGCTCCAGCAAGCCTGTTCGGAGGTCTACACATCCTGGGAGGCGATCCTGCGCGCCCGACTGGCCGGCCACCCGGACGCCGACGACCTCGCCGTCACGATCCTGGCCCTCGTCGAGGGTGCCCTCCTCCTGGCAAAGGCACACCGCAGCCGAGACCCGCTCGACCGCGTCGCCCGCCGCATCACGACCCTCCTGAACTGA
- a CDS encoding ATP-binding protein: MNTLPPRTPSYAPIRIRIRVLPDSPGTLSRVRAEVRDRLGTWGWPDERADDVVQVVSELVGNALRHTGGEARVRLTRTSDGVDVEVADFHGRLLVLRRPADGDGGHGLHLLDLLTTNWTVEQHTTGKLVRAHIRR, encoded by the coding sequence ATGAACACCCTTCCACCCCGCACGCCCTCTTACGCCCCGATCCGGATCCGCATCCGGGTCCTGCCGGATTCCCCCGGCACCCTGTCCCGGGTCCGCGCCGAGGTTCGCGACAGACTCGGCACATGGGGTTGGCCGGACGAACGCGCGGACGACGTCGTCCAGGTCGTCTCCGAACTCGTGGGCAATGCCCTGCGGCACACCGGCGGCGAGGCCCGCGTGCGCCTGACCCGCACCTCGGACGGCGTCGACGTCGAAGTGGCCGATTTCCACGGCCGCCTCCTCGTGCTCCGACGTCCCGCGGACGGCGACGGCGGCCACGGCCTCCACCTGCTCGACCTGCTCACCACGAACTGGACGGTCGAGCAACACACCACGGGCAAACTCGTCCGCGCGCACATCCGCCGCTGA
- a CDS encoding FAD-dependent oxidoreductase, which yields MASLIICGAGVVGLTTALLLTRDGHEVTVYEGDPSVDRARATAMNPDRTTEPPSTPDPFGGAAFHDGDLFRALLETATCLALPHPAPSRPPAPHPRPPTPAARRLTPAGSTSPHRSLDHDVREPLLNAIAERVRTRMGDRAPRHYPSVLRAGRRTERYTGR from the coding sequence ATGGCATCGCTCATCATCTGCGGCGCCGGCGTGGTGGGTCTGACCACGGCCCTGTTGCTGACCCGTGACGGGCACGAGGTGACCGTGTACGAGGGCGACCCATCCGTCGACCGCGCCCGCGCCACCGCGATGAACCCGGACCGCACCACCGAACCACCCTCCACACCGGACCCGTTCGGCGGGGCCGCATTCCACGACGGCGACCTCTTCCGCGCCCTCCTGGAAACCGCCACGTGCCTGGCCCTGCCCCACCCCGCCCCGTCCCGCCCCCCGGCCCCTCACCCGCGCCCACCTACTCCGGCTGCTCGCCGACTGACGCCGGCCGGCTCGACCTCGCCGCACCGCAGCCTCGACCACGACGTACGCGAACCTCTGCTCAACGCCATCGCCGAGCGCGTCCGCACCCGCATGGGCGACCGGGCGCCACGCCATTACCCGAGCGTCCTCCGCGCCGGACGGCGGACCGAACGGTACACGGGCCGTTGA
- a CDS encoding hydroxymethylcytosylglucuronate/cytosylglucuronate synthase, producing the protein MRTDSSTRTVIVSGAEFGWGSSGKLGAILAALGQRSAVPLRFVGVASGLGRPVLSEHAIERWYDLPNDAEDLREAVAAVAGAEAAVAAVVVLDGAVAKATEAAGVPTVFVDSLPFMWGEGDRAALPLDATVYCAQKCVELPPECRDVLASVRALRWVGAVVGTPARSGRAAPVAGPHRTALVSLGGLRAPALADWTAYPRIVVPAVLEALAAHGVHEVHLAGNLPADLAGRLVDASITPPHVTTGALAHGEFLDRLAGCDVLLTSPGLTTLLEAGRQHVPTLCLPPQNLSQIFNGRFHSRAIGTQTRIAWPKAVFAEEEALSLRTRGEDHALERIYAGIAAAADTAGRSTAVVLRDDILTALRAAAAETRDWGALTATVGVDGAADVADALLALLPGVPRAA; encoded by the coding sequence TTGCGCACTGATTCCAGCACACGAACCGTAATCGTCTCCGGAGCGGAATTCGGCTGGGGCAGCTCGGGGAAACTCGGCGCGATCCTGGCGGCCCTGGGCCAACGCTCGGCCGTGCCCCTGCGATTCGTCGGCGTGGCCTCCGGGCTCGGTCGGCCCGTGTTGTCCGAACACGCCATCGAGCGCTGGTACGACCTGCCGAACGACGCCGAGGACCTGCGCGAGGCCGTCGCCGCCGTCGCCGGCGCGGAGGCGGCGGTGGCCGCGGTCGTCGTCCTGGACGGTGCCGTCGCGAAGGCGACGGAGGCGGCCGGCGTCCCCACCGTCTTCGTGGACAGCCTGCCGTTCATGTGGGGCGAGGGGGACCGGGCGGCGCTGCCCCTGGACGCGACGGTCTACTGCGCGCAAAAGTGCGTCGAACTGCCCCCCGAATGCCGGGACGTGCTGGCATCCGTGCGAGCGCTGCGCTGGGTGGGCGCCGTCGTCGGCACCCCGGCCCGCTCCGGGCGCGCAGCCCCCGTCGCCGGTCCCCACCGCACCGCCCTGGTCAGCCTCGGCGGCCTGCGCGCACCCGCGCTCGCCGACTGGACGGCCTACCCGCGCATCGTCGTTCCCGCCGTCCTGGAAGCGCTCGCCGCCCACGGGGTACACGAGGTACACCTCGCCGGCAACCTGCCCGCCGACCTCGCCGGGCGCCTCGTCGACGCGTCGATCACCCCGCCACACGTGACCACGGGGGCGCTCGCACACGGCGAGTTCCTGGACCGGCTCGCCGGCTGCGACGTGCTGCTGACCTCCCCGGGCCTGACCACCCTCCTCGAGGCCGGCCGGCAGCACGTCCCCACCCTGTGCCTGCCGCCGCAGAACCTCAGCCAGATCTTCAACGGGCGTTTCCACAGCCGCGCGATCGGTACGCAGACCCGAATCGCCTGGCCCAAAGCGGTGTTCGCCGAGGAGGAGGCGCTGTCGCTGCGCACCCGCGGCGAGGACCACGCCCTGGAACGCATCTACGCCGGAATCGCCGCGGCGGCGGACACGGCGGGCCGGAGCACGGCCGTCGTGCTGCGCGACGACATCCTGACCGCGCTGCGCGCCGCCGCCGCCGAGACCCGCGACTGGGGCGCGCTGACCGCGACCGTCGGTGTCGACGGGGCCGCGGACGTGGCCGACGCCCTGCTCGCGCTGCTGCCGGGCGTACCCCGGGCCGCCTGA
- the blsF gene encoding CGA synthase-related protein has product MAVLTPREGADARRTAAEDPGPGSAPPPAESGRRILLVSRDEHLDSLLARRRIAAHLGDLRPVLEAPDEPPPHVVLVCDDEGATERLRASGVPVVHLTSGHRPPSDPPARLDGVLHRVHRPGWLPDPAPDPVPGATDARPTGLLAPARTARRRKREGTLLLLSAWNVPAAEADTFAAETVPALVRAALRRTGRCDVVCDTRLEPIRAALAGLGDDRRVRVRRAVDVDVDTLHAEAEVFLAAPTLGAVGLARARRAPLAFVPALGAAQRDLAAQVRQLVPIPLVDDPEHDSVWESSDDAVPWDVLDPEPDDLRGAQRVARTLRQLALAPL; this is encoded by the coding sequence ATGGCAGTACTGACTCCCCGGGAAGGGGCCGACGCCCGACGGACGGCCGCCGAGGATCCCGGACCGGGCTCCGCGCCACCACCCGCCGAGTCCGGGCGGCGGATCCTCCTGGTCTCCCGCGACGAGCACCTGGACTCGCTGCTCGCCCGGCGCCGGATCGCCGCCCACCTCGGCGACCTGCGGCCGGTCCTGGAGGCGCCCGACGAGCCGCCGCCGCACGTGGTGTTGGTCTGCGACGACGAGGGCGCCACGGAACGGCTGCGCGCGTCCGGCGTGCCGGTGGTACATCTGACCTCCGGCCACCGGCCTCCGAGCGACCCACCCGCGCGCCTCGACGGTGTGCTGCATCGGGTCCACCGACCCGGATGGTTGCCCGACCCCGCCCCCGACCCCGTCCCCGGGGCCACGGACGCCCGCCCCACCGGCCTGCTCGCGCCCGCCCGGACGGCGCGCAGGCGGAAACGCGAAGGAACCCTGCTGCTGTTGTCGGCGTGGAACGTGCCGGCCGCCGAGGCGGACACCTTCGCCGCCGAGACGGTGCCCGCGCTGGTCCGCGCGGCGCTGCGCCGGACCGGCCGGTGCGACGTGGTCTGCGATACCCGGCTCGAGCCGATCCGGGCCGCGCTGGCGGGCCTCGGCGACGACCGGCGGGTGCGGGTGCGTCGCGCGGTCGACGTGGACGTGGACACGCTGCACGCCGAGGCCGAAGTGTTCCTGGCCGCACCGACGTTGGGCGCCGTCGGCCTGGCCCGGGCCCGGCGGGCGCCGCTCGCGTTCGTGCCCGCCCTGGGCGCGGCCCAGCGCGATCTCGCCGCACAAGTGCGGCAGTTGGTCCCGATTCCGCTCGTCGACGATCCCGAGCACGACTCCGTATGGGAATCGTCCGACGACGCCGTGCCGTGGGATGTCCTCGATCCCGAACCGGACGATCTGCGCGGCGCCCAGCGCGTCGCCCGCACCCTGCGCCAACTCGCGCTCGCACCACTGTGA
- a CDS encoding NUDIX hydrolase encodes MTHQDRTDSILDLDPNGPLIVVAAAIVRARRLMVVSKKAAPDLFYLPGGKPDPGESPIQTLRRELDEELGARLVAPRFLADFDSVAALEGVPMRLTVFTTRLDRDPVPAAELADLRWMSGRDDHLRLAPALTDHILPLLRHTGALAA; translated from the coding sequence ATGACGCACCAGGATCGGACGGATTCCATACTCGATCTCGACCCGAACGGGCCGCTGATCGTCGTCGCGGCGGCCATCGTGCGGGCGCGGCGTCTCATGGTGGTGAGCAAGAAGGCGGCGCCGGACCTGTTCTACCTGCCCGGTGGCAAGCCCGACCCGGGCGAGAGCCCGATACAGACGCTGCGCCGCGAACTGGACGAGGAGCTGGGCGCGCGACTCGTGGCACCGCGATTCCTCGCCGACTTCGACTCCGTCGCCGCCCTGGAGGGTGTGCCCATGCGACTCACCGTTTTCACGACCCGCCTGGACCGCGACCCCGTGCCGGCCGCCGAACTGGCCGACCTGCGCTGGATGTCCGGCCGGGACGACCACCTGCGCCTCGCCCCCGCGCTCACCGATCACATCCTCCCGCTCCTCCGCCACACCGGCGCCCTCGCGGCCTGA
- a CDS encoding alpha/beta fold hydrolase codes for MDAIVFGATGFIGRSLVAELLRRGQHVAAAVRNDTLTPWLASRGVDTGSLTVVRADITRPLTALPEVSDVYNTAGRYAFGLDKAEARAVNVAGALNVLEWAASLPGLRRLVHVSGYRVSASDGIPDYAGSGAYEASKLEADLAIRARARESGIPLSIANPGVVIGPGQFIGLATLVRDLWDGRLPALPGGPDTFVPVVALDHLVRFLAEIPASPAGEHHWILDDTTPPLPELVRTIAHHAGVPAPRRSIPVRLLRRLPSRLTGADPETLSFLSTDRYPTTSARTFAARVGLAMPPVGDALRAWTDDLVATRFGTATPWASPYGFRTVAGSATWVVGERRHPAHVLLHGLPLNADVWAPVAAHLTEPFLAADLPGLGRSAGTHSVDAWLTDLLRPVRTRPVLVAHSSACDPALRFAAAHPERLGALVLVSPAFLQRPAARTTRSGAAVPMLRRMSPARLAEALGVPKSPAVTGAAADLRRPGAAGRVVRALRTTVAEREHSRALLARVRVPVRILVGSADPLVVPVDRPVTEIAGAGHYPQLITPAEVAHHLTIATTPRAEA; via the coding sequence ATGGACGCCATCGTCTTCGGTGCGACCGGCTTCATCGGCCGTTCCCTCGTCGCCGAGTTGCTGCGCCGAGGTCAACATGTGGCCGCCGCCGTCCGGAACGACACCCTCACTCCCTGGCTCGCCTCCCGAGGCGTCGACACCGGCAGCCTGACCGTCGTGCGGGCCGACATCACCCGTCCGCTCACCGCGCTGCCCGAGGTGTCCGACGTCTACAACACCGCCGGGCGCTACGCCTTCGGCCTGGACAAGGCCGAGGCGCGCGCCGTCAACGTCGCCGGCGCGCTCAACGTGCTCGAATGGGCCGCCTCCCTACCCGGGCTGCGCCGCCTGGTCCACGTCAGCGGGTACCGGGTCAGCGCCTCCGACGGCATACCCGACTACGCCGGATCGGGCGCGTACGAGGCGTCGAAGCTGGAGGCCGATCTCGCGATACGCGCCCGCGCCCGCGAGTCGGGCATCCCGCTGAGCATCGCCAATCCCGGCGTCGTCATCGGACCGGGCCAGTTCATCGGCCTCGCGACCCTCGTCCGCGACCTGTGGGACGGCCGACTGCCCGCGCTGCCCGGCGGGCCCGACACGTTCGTACCGGTCGTCGCCCTCGACCACCTCGTTCGTTTCCTCGCCGAGATCCCCGCATCGCCGGCGGGCGAACACCACTGGATCCTCGACGACACCACGCCTCCGTTGCCCGAACTCGTCCGCACCATCGCCCACCACGCGGGCGTACCGGCCCCACGGCGCAGCATCCCCGTCCGCCTCCTGCGCCGACTGCCGAGCCGGCTCACCGGCGCCGACCCCGAGACGTTGTCCTTCCTGTCCACCGACCGCTACCCCACCACCTCCGCCCGCACGTTCGCGGCCCGCGTCGGCCTGGCGATGCCCCCGGTCGGCGATGCCCTGCGCGCGTGGACCGACGACCTGGTGGCCACCCGCTTCGGCACCGCGACGCCCTGGGCGAGCCCGTACGGCTTCCGCACCGTCGCCGGCAGCGCCACATGGGTGGTCGGCGAACGACGCCACCCCGCCCACGTCCTCCTGCACGGCCTGCCGCTGAACGCCGACGTGTGGGCACCCGTCGCCGCCCACCTCACCGAGCCGTTCCTGGCCGCCGACCTGCCCGGCCTCGGCCGCTCCGCCGGCACACACTCGGTGGACGCCTGGCTGACCGACCTGCTGCGCCCGGTCCGGACCCGCCCCGTCCTGGTCGCGCACTCGTCGGCCTGCGACCCGGCGCTGCGCTTCGCCGCCGCGCATCCGGAGCGCCTCGGCGCACTCGTACTCGTCTCCCCGGCGTTCCTGCAACGTCCCGCCGCCCGCACCACCCGCTCCGGCGCGGCCGTCCCGATGCTGCGCCGGATGTCCCCCGCCCGCCTGGCCGAAGCGCTCGGCGTACCGAAGAGCCCGGCGGTGACCGGTGCGGCGGCCGACCTGCGCCGCCCCGGCGCGGCGGGGCGTGTGGTCCGCGCCCTGCGCACCACCGTCGCCGAACGCGAGCACTCCCGGGCCCTGTTGGCCCGCGTCCGGGTCCCGGTCCGGATCCTCGTCGGCTCGGCGGACCCACTCGTCGTCCCGGTCGACCGCCCCGTGACCGAGATCGCCGGCGCCGGCCACTATCCGCAACTCATCACCCCGGCCGAGGTCGCCCACCACCTCACCATCGCGACAACTCCGCGCGCCGAAGCATGA
- the blsG gene encoding arginine 2,3-aminomutase, giving the protein MSTTPLDTDTQAAPTIVRPDVPDSDWNDWHWHMRRRITNVDKARQWINLSPEEEQAIAGVAGRYRWSVTPYYASLMDPDDPLCPVRQQAVPAGGELVEFTGAEVDPVGDTYYRKTNRVVHKYPDRVILLVTEACPVYCRHCTRKFHTTDVNGTYFRDDEGESFDEDLRYIADHPEIRDVLLTGGDPLSYRDGKLEEIIAGLRAIPTVEIIRIGSRFPVLLPQRITDELCEMLARHHPVWINTHFNHPKEITPEASAAVDRMLRHGIPVGNQTVLLRGINDDVATMRTLMTELLRIRVRPYYLYHCDNVTGVSHFMTSVAKGWEIMEGLQGHITGFGVPQYVLTTRLGKIPIARPYFSVTPDGLRLRNHKGEEMLVDNAVYPITEADAQ; this is encoded by the coding sequence ATGTCCACCACACCCCTCGACACCGACACCCAGGCCGCCCCCACGATCGTGCGCCCCGATGTCCCCGACTCGGACTGGAACGACTGGCACTGGCACATGCGTCGACGCATCACCAACGTCGACAAGGCCCGGCAGTGGATCAACCTCAGCCCCGAGGAGGAGCAGGCGATCGCCGGGGTGGCGGGGCGATATCGCTGGAGCGTCACGCCCTACTACGCCTCGCTGATGGATCCCGACGACCCGCTGTGCCCCGTGCGACAACAGGCCGTGCCCGCGGGCGGCGAACTGGTCGAGTTCACCGGCGCGGAGGTCGACCCCGTCGGCGACACGTACTACCGCAAGACCAACCGCGTCGTGCACAAGTATCCGGACCGCGTCATCCTGCTGGTCACCGAGGCGTGCCCGGTGTACTGCCGGCACTGCACGCGCAAGTTCCACACCACCGACGTCAACGGCACCTACTTCCGCGACGACGAGGGCGAGTCCTTCGACGAGGATCTGCGCTACATCGCCGATCACCCGGAGATCCGGGACGTGTTGCTGACCGGCGGGGATCCGCTGTCCTATCGGGACGGCAAACTCGAGGAGATCATCGCGGGACTGCGGGCGATCCCGACCGTGGAGATCATCCGGATCGGCAGTCGATTCCCGGTGTTGTTGCCGCAGCGCATCACCGACGAACTGTGCGAGATGCTGGCCCGCCATCACCCGGTGTGGATCAACACCCACTTCAACCACCCCAAGGAGATCACCCCGGAGGCGAGCGCGGCGGTGGACCGCATGCTGCGTCACGGGATCCCGGTCGGGAACCAGACCGTGCTGCTGCGCGGGATCAACGACGACGTCGCGACCATGCGCACGCTGATGACGGAACTGCTGCGCATCCGGGTCCGCCCGTACTACCTGTACCACTGCGACAACGTCACCGGCGTCTCGCACTTCATGACCTCCGTGGCCAAGGGCTGGGAGATCATGGAGGGCCTCCAGGGCCACATCACCGGGTTCGGGGTGCCGCAGTACGTGCTGACCACCCGCCTCGGCAAGATCCCCATCGCGCGACCCTACTTCAGCGTCACCCCCGACGGCCTGCGCCTGCGCAACCACAAGGGCGAGGAAATGCTCGTCGACAACGCGG
- the blsE gene encoding cytosylglucuronate decarboxylase, translated as MRERHRYLFVRILEACNADCFMCDFALSRDTFRFSREDFADLLPKARAAGVAYVRFTGGEPLMHPDVVDLVRSGTAAGMKMSLITNGSMLPRMAEPLAEAGLAQVIVSLDGASAATHDVYRRSPGMFDSGLRGLRAAADLGVLPRVNTVVGPHNYSEMPQLQQVLTSAGVRQWELSALKLDRSITYPDPDDVRRVCGRVYDADPNVLLVPMGKRFYGDEPAEQEAYFTESVTPRASLPQCHVADDVIYIDGKYGRMYACSCIPHREGDDGPGGAPLREAGVIDLDTPAFRAHADFYREHGPLVCNGCSTTAAGYSDDVARLGSVTAWQY; from the coding sequence GTGCGTGAGCGTCATCGTTATCTGTTCGTCCGGATTCTCGAAGCCTGCAACGCCGACTGTTTCATGTGCGACTTCGCCTTGTCGCGCGACACATTTCGTTTTTCCCGCGAGGACTTCGCCGACCTGCTGCCGAAAGCCCGCGCGGCCGGCGTGGCCTACGTGCGCTTCACCGGCGGCGAACCGCTCATGCATCCGGACGTGGTGGACCTGGTGCGCTCGGGCACGGCGGCCGGCATGAAGATGTCCCTGATCACCAACGGCTCGATGCTGCCCAGGATGGCCGAGCCGCTGGCCGAGGCGGGCCTGGCCCAGGTGATCGTCAGCCTCGACGGGGCGTCCGCGGCCACCCACGACGTCTACCGCCGTTCGCCCGGCATGTTCGACAGCGGGCTGCGCGGACTGCGCGCCGCCGCCGACCTCGGCGTCCTGCCCCGGGTCAACACCGTCGTCGGACCGCACAACTACTCCGAAATGCCGCAGCTCCAGCAGGTGTTGACGTCCGCCGGAGTGCGCCAGTGGGAACTGTCCGCGCTGAAACTGGACCGCAGCATCACCTACCCCGACCCCGACGACGTGCGCCGCGTCTGCGGCCGCGTCTACGACGCGGACCCGAACGTGCTGCTCGTGCCGATGGGCAAACGTTTCTACGGGGACGAACCGGCGGAACAGGAAGCCTACTTCACCGAATCCGTCACCCCCCGCGCGTCGCTGCCGCAGTGCCACGTCGCCGACGACGTCATCTACATCGACGGCAAGTACGGACGGATGTACGCGTGCAGTTGCATCCCGCACCGCGAAGGCGACGACGGGCCGGGCGGCGCGCCGCTGCGCGAGGCGGGTGTGATCGACCTGGACACACCGGCGTTCCGCGCGCATGCCGACTTCTACCGTGAACACGGGCCCCTGGTGTGCAACGGCTGTTCCACCACGGCGGCCGGCTACAGCGACGACGTCGCCCGGCTCGGGTCGGTGACGGCATGGCAGTACTGA
- a CDS encoding alpha/beta hydrolase encodes MDGTDGKGGTNGKGGTDGTHAPGRGGSRGEPRAPGRTRRRVRRAAMVCAVAAALIAAVVGVPTQAQAFPPPPAPPLPAANSHGITLTQWTNSNLLDDRKMYDATMTTSAIMQARGGTPSIDPVTVPVKVRIWLPDDYATDPAKAYPVLYLLHGGFGDYRQWSESNAGDVLNTIDRRTFKGIVVMPEGGKAGWYTDWAGHTQGNFAPMWETFHMRQLVPWIDANFNTIDNRSGRAIAGVSMGGLGALRYAADLRDRFSAVGAFSGGTTLADDRALNRVADSMLGYGAATSWNGLIDPNYRVFGTPVERTEAVYGPQANWPAITPVGMAAAGKYADYAGGSGKFAMYSGGANGQGLPSGQGESDIKTWNDQLRAVIGTSFTPRYCTGPGEHAWDYWRNDLRDFIQYVYGATPPAHCTENGRTGNTGSVPWVAG; translated from the coding sequence GTGGACGGCACAGACGGCAAGGGCGGAACGAACGGCAAGGGCGGAACGGACGGAACGCACGCACCGGGGCGGGGCGGGAGCCGGGGCGAGCCCCGCGCACCGGGGCGCACCCGCCGTCGCGTGCGCCGCGCGGCGATGGTGTGCGCGGTCGCGGCGGCGTTGATCGCGGCCGTGGTGGGCGTGCCGACCCAGGCGCAGGCGTTTCCGCCGCCGCCCGCGCCGCCGCTGCCGGCGGCGAACTCGCACGGCATCACGCTCACCCAGTGGACGAACTCGAACCTGCTCGACGACCGCAAAATGTACGACGCCACGATGACCACCTCGGCGATCATGCAGGCGCGCGGCGGGACGCCTTCGATCGACCCCGTCACCGTGCCGGTCAAGGTGCGGATCTGGCTGCCGGACGACTACGCGACCGATCCCGCCAAGGCGTATCCGGTGTTGTACCTGCTGCACGGCGGGTTCGGCGACTACCGGCAGTGGTCCGAGTCGAACGCGGGCGACGTGCTGAACACGATCGACCGGCGGACGTTCAAGGGCATCGTGGTCATGCCCGAGGGCGGCAAGGCCGGTTGGTACACCGACTGGGCCGGACACACCCAGGGCAACTTCGCACCGATGTGGGAGACGTTCCACATGCGGCAGTTGGTGCCCTGGATCGACGCGAACTTCAACACGATCGACAACCGTTCGGGACGCGCGATCGCGGGTGTGTCGATGGGCGGCCTCGGCGCGTTGCGCTACGCCGCCGACCTGCGGGACCGGTTCTCGGCCGTGGGGGCCTTTTCGGGCGGAACCACGCTCGCCGACGACCGGGCGTTGAACCGGGTGGCCGACTCGATGCTCGGCTATGGCGCGGCGACCTCCTGGAACGGGCTGATCGACCCGAACTACCGGGTGTTCGGCACTCCGGTGGAGCGGACCGAGGCCGTCTACGGACCCCAGGCGAACTGGCCGGCGATCACCCCGGTGGGTATGGCCGCGGCGGGCAAGTACGCGGACTACGCGGGCGGTTCCGGCAAGTTCGCGATGTACTCCGGGGGTGCGAACGGTCAGGGGCTGCCCAGTGGGCAGGGGGAGTCGGACATCAAGACGTGGAACGACCAACTGCGCGCGGTCATCGGTACGTCGTTCACACCGCGCTACTGCACCGGCCCCGGCGAACACGCCTGGGACTACTGGCGCAACGACCTGCGCGACTTCATCCAGTACGTGTACGGCGCCACGCCGCCCGCGCACTGCACCGAGAACGGCCGTACGGGGAACACGGGCAGCGTGCCGTGGGTGGCCGGGTAG